In the Acomys russatus chromosome 11, mAcoRus1.1, whole genome shotgun sequence genome, one interval contains:
- the C11H6orf132 gene encoding uncharacterized protein C6orf132 homolog, translated as MKKNQTMQGTFSKLFGKKHANPSTTSLYATNPPWIFTQETPEEGTRDFDGIYYGDNRFNTVSESGTATLKARPRVRPLLTFIPLNAQENHGLAVPTPSVPEDFADKEGTSSLVNGNLRLYSSVSDLRPVHYDLDSSIPPPPPGPAPGPPQDTSQPPGDSSPPPPPPSIPPPPPPLLVEPPPPPSTAPPPPPVLDSLSPSSTLSPPSTPTPPDFIPPAPPSAFLTPPPPPSLPAPGPPAPVSPHTPGIRLFPSGGIIKWKSEVALNGRQPEDPRTSPPKSPAELKGRSLGPSPEPHLTFPRSFKVPPPAPVRTSSIPVQEAPGAPPEEEEGTQKTPTHLALPLSFNIRPATQVYPERAPEAQHPREPRPETPGSPRLKQSESQKTGQAGGPPPAPPLPPPAPPLPPPAPSLPPAAPPLPSTEQAAPPPSGFMKTPRSSSPALNTKPNPPSLEDTDPSEPVDWRDPRQMEKLRSELAAYLCGSRRADRSLGHRPVSMVALKDKETKKDTSLSEEEGAPPSLPEKIQPCAPEKSPSSNSLPERGATSSLALPPVDYISQDTPAPSVRQIRNELEARFGSSAEKDAKPSLASLPPKPRLEGGRLFENGTDSGKSHKPVTRNPPQLSATPLPTTTLQSKAAPGPATSPKATPGPATSFKPTSGQAMLSKATPGLALPLKPTPEQTTSPKDTPGQAAPPKDTSGHVTPPKDTPGHATPPKDTPGQAIPSSQLLAEKDLAAVRQREKPESQENAGATQLSRNGVPSPPALSPKMSTGGEEVPSYLYRPHCSQNSQSRGVAVVIPTRARGETTGSGGLVDEKEPQSHPAKALTPVQPTDQLLRHPVTGEVVERGSPMALLLAARQRAQKTRPGGTAIGRSSLPGSLRDRDRGNQAEASSDSIFYRGSRPNSFIVVPKVPSETEDSHLTSARPTGPSLWKPQQGQDTEGSEPVHRHGWTKAESPAPVAQEGHAPSSLPQSRALPKSFSSPPSPSYKRAEEEEGEEEFGFDIIPPPPEFSNDPEPPAPGLQHQGRRGSPPRSNFSDLGHSLDAGPGANPARGFSRFPGAQYPGPGGLDRFSGSGRSLIKKRLYVGEPHCNPGTPRGGTGRSLSSPNCFGPQPGGPEMRRVNSAGRAGPGGLHTRRLSLEGARGAAEVKYKAPSGGGGVSGSKAGDYGFVPAKGSRPSHGTTHYGSPINTFTVRPGTRHPISYAYSGTHRKATS; from the exons GTACCAGCTCACTGGTCAACGGCAACCTCCGGCTGTACAGCTCTGTGAGCGACCTGAGGCCTGTACACTATGACCTGGATTCATCCATACCCCCGCCTcccccaggcccagccccaggGCCACCACAGGACACTTCACAGCCTCCAGGGGActcctctcccccaccaccacctccttccatccctcctcctccccctcctctgctggtggagcccccacccccacccagcacaGCCCCGCCTCCACCCCCAGTATTGGACAGCCTATCTCCTTCATCTACCCTCTCCCCACCATCCACACCCACCCCTCCTGACTTCATCCCTCCTGCCCCACCGTCAGCTTTTCTAACCCCGCCTCCACCACCTTCTTTGCCAGCCCCAGGACCCCCAGCTCCAGTCTCTCCTCACACTCCCGGAATTCGTCTCTTCCCCTCTGGGGGTATTATCAAATGGAAATCAGAAGTAGCTCTCAATGGCAGGCAGCCAGAAGACCCCAGAACCAGCCCCCCCAAAAGCCCTGCTGAACTAAAGGGGAGATCTCTAGGGCCGAGCCCAGAACCCCACCTCACCTTCCCCAGGTCATTTAAGGTGCCGCCCCCAGCCCCAGTCAGGACCTCATCTATCCCAGTTCAGGAAGCACCAGGGGCTCctccagaggaggaagaaggcaccCAGAAGACCCCCACCCACCTCGCACTGCCTCTCAGCTTCAACATCCGCCCTGCAACTCAGGTTTACCCAGAGAGGGCCCCAGAGGCACAGCATCCCAGAGAGCCCAGGCCTGAGACACCAGGCAGCCCAAGGCTCAAGCAGTCTGAATCCCAGAAAACCGGACAAGCTGGAGGGCCACCGCCAGCCCCTCCCTTGCCTCCACCCGCTCCCCCACTCCCTCCGCCAgcaccctccctgcccccagctgcTCCCCCTTTGCCCTCTACTGAGCAGGCAGCCCCTCCGCCTTCTGGATTTATGAAGACCCCCAGAtccagctcacctgctctcaaCACCAAACCCAACCCCCCCAGTCTGGAGGACACAGATCCATCAGAACCTGTTGACTGGAGGGACCCCCGACAGATGGAGAAGCTTCGAAGTGAACTGGCAGCCTATCTCTGTGGGTCCAGGAGAGCTGACCGGTCACTCGGCCACAGGCCAGTCTCCATGGTGGCATTGAAGGACAAAGAGACCAAGAAGGACACCAGCCTATCAGAAGAAGAGGGAGCTCCTCCAAGCCTGCCTGAGAAGATACAACCCTGTGCTCCTGAAAAGAGCCCCTCCAGCAACAGTCTGCCAGAGCGAGGAGCCACCAGCAGCTTGGCCCTACCCCCTGTGGACTACATCTCCCAGGATACTCCAGCTCCCAGCGTCAGGCAGATCCGGAATGAGCTAGAGGCTCGCTTTGGCTCCTCAGCCGAGAAAGATGCCAAGCCCAGCTTagcatctctgcctcccaaaccccGCCTGGAAGGGGGAAGACTCTTTGAAAATGGGACTGACAGTGGCAAATCCCATAAGCCTGTCACCAGGAATCCTCCCCAGCTGTCTGCCACCCCTCTGCCTACCACAACACTCCAGTCCAAGGCTGCACCTGGTCCAGCCACTTCACCCAAGGCCACACCTGGGCCAGCCACATCATTCAAGCCTACATCTGGGCAGGCCATGTTATCTAAGGCCACACCTGGCCTAGCCTTACCACTCAAGCCTACACCTGAGCAGACCACATCACCCAAGGACACACCTGGGCAAGCTGCACCTCCCAAGGACACATCTGGACATGTTACACCTCCCAAGGACACACCTGGGCATGCTACACCTCCCAAGGACACACCTGGGCAGGCCATCCCATCATCTCAGTTGCTGGCAGAGAAGGACCTTGCCGCAGTTaggcagagagaaaagccagaatCTCAAGAAAATGCAGGGGCCACGCAACTGTCCAGGAATGGCGTCCCCTCACCTCCAGCCCTCTCACCAAAGATGTCTACTGGTGGAGAAGAGGTGCCATCATATCTCTACAGACCCCATTGcagccagaacagccagagccGAGGGGTCGCTGTAGTGATCCCCACCCGGGCCAGAGGAGAGACTACAGGCTCAGGGGGACTAGTGGACGAAAAAGAGCCCCAAAGCCATCCAGCCAAAGCTCTCACCCCAGTCCAGCCTACTGACCAACTCCTCAGACACCCGGTGACTGGGGAGGTTGTGGAAAGGGGCTCCCCGATGGCCCTGCTCCTCGCAGCCAGACAGAGGGCCCAGAAGACTAGGCCTGGAGGGACTGCAATAGGACGGTCCTCTCTGCCTGGGAGTCTCCGTGACCGTGACCGTGGCAACCAAGCAGAGGCCAGCTCCGACAGTATCTTTTACAGAGGTAGCCGGCCCAACTCTTTCATTGTGGTCCCTAAGGTACCCAGTGAGACAGAGGACTCCCACCTGACGTCAGCACGGCCCACTGGACCCAGTCTGTGGAAACCCCAGCAGGGACAAGATACAGAGGGCTCAGAGCCAGTCCACAGGCACGGGTGGACCAAGGCTGAGTCCCCGGCCCCTGTGGCCCAGGAAGGACACGCTCCCTCAAGCTTACCCCAGAGCCGCGCCCTCCCCAAGTCTTTCTCTTCTCCGCCCTCTCCTTCCTAcaagagggcagaggaagaagagggcgAGGAGGAGTTCGGCTTTGACATCATCCCGCCGCCACCAGAGTTCAGCAATGACCCGGAGCCCCCCGCCCCGGGGCTGCAGCATCAGGGCCGTCGCGGGTCCCCACCCAGGAGCAATTTCTCTGACTTGGGGCATTCCCTGGACGCCGGCCCCGGGGCCAATCCGGCTCGCGGATTCTCTCGCTTCCCCGGCGCTCAATACCCCGGCCCCGGGGGCCTAGATCGCTTCTCTGGCAGCGGACGCTCGCTCATCAAGAAACGTCTGTACGTCGGGGAACCCCACTGCAACCCCGGGACGCCCCGCGGCGGCACCGGCCGCAGCCTGAGCTCCCCTAACTGCTTCGGGCCACAGCCGGGAGGCCCCGAGATGCGACGGGTCAACTCGGCTGGCCGCGCGGGCCCCGGAGGCCTGCACACACGGAGGCTGTCGCTGGAGGGCGCCCGGGGCGCGGCAGAGGTCAAGTACAAGGCGCCCAGCGGCGGCGGCGGTGTTAGTGGCAGCAAAGCTGGGGACTATGGCTTCGTTCCTGCCAAAGGCAGCAG GCCTTCCCACGGCACCACCCACTACGGAAGCCCCATCAACACGTTCACTGTGAGGCCTGGGACCCGCCATCCCATCTCCTATGCCTACTCTGGGACCCATCGGAAAGCCACTTCCTGA